CAGATTGTCTTGCTTCTTGAAATAAGCTTCGGACCCTGGCAGGTCCAACTCCAACAAACATCTCCATGAAATCTGATCCAGATATGGAGAAAAAAGGAACACCTGACTCTCCTGCTGTTGCTTTCGCAAGAAGTGTCTTTCCAGTTCCAGGAGGGCCAACAAGAAGAGCACCTCTTGGAATTTTCGCTCCCAGCTCCTCATATTTTTTGGgatttttcagaaaatgcacAAACTCCATTATTTCTTGTTTTGCCTCATCACATCCAGCCACATCTTTGAAAAAAACCTATTTACAAAGTAAACACATGTTGTTCGGCTACAAATGGAGAAGGAAACAAAATTCGCTACATTGTCTCTACAAAATGGGGTCCTAAGAGGGAGAAAAAATGTAATATCATCCTGACCTTATTTTTGGCATTTTTATCCATTTTTGTGATAGGTGCTTTCCCAATACTGAACAATCCACGGCCACCCTTTCCACCAGGACCTCCAACACTAAATCCACTTCTCTGTCCCATGTAGATAAGGGTTCCAAGAAGCAACAACGTTGGACCAAACTTCATAAACTCTTGGAAAAAATTCATCTCAGAAACATATGTGACAGGAACATAATTGTGATGGTCGATTCCTAATGCTTCCTGAGCTTCCTCCAGCTTCTCCTCAAACGATTCAATGCTTCCAATattgaaataatatttatagtaaCTCGAATTTCTACCATTGATATCACCAGGGACAGGGTTGCCATTGGTATCTTTGTTATCATTTGGCAAACTCTTCACATATACTTTTGCGACTGACTTGTTAGAAACAACAATATGATCCACCAAACCAGGCTCAAGTAGCCTGTTCTGGAACTCTTGGAAACTTATCTGAATTGAAACCAATTAAGGATAAAATGAAACATCTGACCCCATTGTGAATTGAGGCTTAAAGAATAATACGAAGGATTAAGGTTGTGcacggaattttttttttaaaaaaagtcaatGTTAAATGGGCACCATCATACTATAGAACATAAAAGAAACAAAGGTTCATAGAATACATTCATAAGTAGTCAAAACAGAAAAATATGTTAGAAAGTAAATACAATGCGCTATAAACTGATTCAAAATTAGAAGTCAGAGTCAATGCATGTTAGATATCTACAGGTTATTGAAGGtgcttgaataaacactcaaaaCAAAATTAGAAGTCAGAGTCACACGTACAAATCCACTCCAGGATCATATTGAGACTCAATATGCATAGAGGAACCTGGGTAGGCAGCGTGTTGGATGGGAAACACCAGGTGATCCGAAAATCCCAAATGTAGGAATGTGGAGAAAAAAACTCACCTGCTTCTGAGCTTGAGGAGTCGAAAATAGGGACATAAGAACAAATCCTATCATCAGCAATGGTGTAAGAAAGCTTTGAACATGCTTTGGTATATTTGGATTGTTCCCATGTTCACCAGAACTCGAATCCTCTGCATTAAATaataaccaataaaaatatgtaaaagcACATAATCATTAAATGGCAAGGAAAGGAATACACAAGGGATAACAAACTTCAATCAGATACTTTCTCAACAAGCAACAAGCAACAAAAGTTGAAAACCACAACATCAAATTAAATAGTGATCTAAAGCACCAAACTTTGTGTTCACCAGTCACCATAAATTATAGTGAGTTCTCGAATACCTTTTGCCTCAGATTTGTGATTGTTTCCTTCAGGAATTTCTTTCTTGTTCCTCGGATAATAGTTTTCATATTCTACAAGCACCACATTACACGAATCAAACAAATATCAACAAAGAAAAGTGACAGTAAACGAACACGTTAGTCAATGTTCTTACTACTTTTCTTGGGGGCATCACTGCAAAACAGCCTTCGAAGCTTCGGACCGGCAAGAAGCGAGTTTAATTCCTTCAAAATCCCACGGTTCACAGCATGGTTACCAGCTCCAACGGAGGTCAAATAGCTCCTCGTAAACCCTAACACACTCTCCGAGCGTAAGGCACACCCATTTCCGTTCGTCAATTCACTCAAAATCGCCGACCTCACTCCATAAATACCGGAAGTAGCGCCCtgcccgaaaaatattttagaacaaggagtaataaaaaaaagtaaaataagACACGAATACACATTTCAGCTATcattgagaatttaatttacgGGCTTACTCGACTGTATGATGATCGATAAATATAGCGTCCGACTCGAGAAAACATTGAATCGAGGCTGATCAGAACCTGAAGATTTGATTGCAGTGCGAAAAAAAAAACCTAACCCGAAAAATCTTCCGTCGACGTTATCATCTGTATACAACACGAAATTGTTAGAAAAAAATCCTCGGAGAGAATTCGTGATACGTCCATCCAATTGTTAAACCATTTGGTTTCCAGGGAACTTTAAGAACCGTAGGAAAAGGAGAAAGTAGTGAAGAAACGCGTTTCATGAAGCAAGTGATAAAAAACGTTCGTTGGTCAGATATCAGCCAAGCAtttgttgttttgtttattatatgataaattttatttaactaaCTAATACAATAAATATTAGTTAATTATTATAAACAATGAAAAACACAcacttattttataaataatatctATAATGAAACTTCTTTTTTATATAATCCAAAcataatgatatatatatatatatgatttatattatcaaattaaTGTTTGCTGAATCtaaaatatacattttaaattaataaattataaatttatcaaTTACTTAATATATTTCTAGAtcaatttataataatttgatGATATATGATACGTCACTTGTgaacataaaataatttaaaaaaagtaagtcttttgtgagactgtttcatgaatctttatttgtaaGACGAGTCAACCATATCGATagtcacaataaaaaaataatactttttcatgaatgatccaaataagagatccgtctcacaaaacacGACCGTGAAACTgtttcatacaagtttttgtcttttaaatatttttttaacttcCCTCTATTTATACCaaaaaaatcattgttcaatagGTTGCCTATCTCTAGCCGTTCAAATCCCACTTGTACGAGTAATAATCATCCACTCACAGTAAATAGTGTACACAACAGATGAAGAAAAGAGAGAGTTTTGAAAGCTTCATATAATTTACAAATGCTGTGGATTCACGCACATTACTACTCACAGCATAAGCTCTGAAAAGTACTGCTCGAACTCCTGGTCTATCGTTAGTTTCTTCGTTCCTTCTTCGATATTATCTGCACCCGAAAGAACATATTTTCAAATAACATACCCTGTGAACCAGTAATATGAAATCTTTTATAAGAAAAAATTAAGTTACCTTGATCAACAGACCACCTTCCAGATGATAGCACATGATTACTAGGAGCAGTCCCGTCTGAATACAACAAATTAAAAAGTTCTTTCTCGGCAATCATGTCATCGTTTTCATATTCGGATAAGCTATATTCAGCATGTCGTTCAATTTCAAGAAGGTCATCATCATAATTCGAACCACTTATGGATAATGATTCTGCATTGCAGGAACTTGATTTGGTTAATGATCTGCTCTCGGGGGAATCAAGACCCACATCGGGATTCGAACCACCCCAACTGGCAGATGAAGTTGAGGGCTCGTTGAATGGGCGTGTTTTTGGGAATATATTACGAGTTTTAGCTTCAATCTGCGTACACGTGATGAAATCCGTACCCCCCTGAAAGCTATTGCTGTCTTTTGAAGATTGGACATCTGAGTCGCCTCCTCTGGAGAATATGTTAATTTCAAACTTTTTTCTATCCATTCTGGAATCATAAGAAGCATCGTATTTGAGAACTTGATCCCCGCGTAGTTGTTTAAGCAGAGGCATTTCTAGAAGTTCGGCTcgaaattttcttttcttgtaAGCAGTGCTGGTGTTCATCACACAATTGACAACAAAATGAGTCTCGTTAGCTAAAAAGGCAAGAATTGAGAGGCGTTGCAAATATTGACAAGGTAAGACATTTTCATAAATGAATTTAAGAGGGTGGTAGAGGTAATGTTTGCAACCTTAAAAGGAAAAAGTGATGCgtaaattttattaaagaaaGCTGAAGAATCACGTTATTTAGAGGTCGCAAACCCTCCCTAAACAGATCGGACTGTTGATAAACTGATGTAAGAGCACATGAAAACCAAGAACTACATCAGCAGCAGAGCTAGTAGTTCCGTAAAGAGAGGTAAACAAAACCCAAGAAGCTCGAAAAATTTCAGAGGAACCATGAGTTTTCGAATCTGTAACACATACAAATGGATATAATACAAAACTTAATAAAGAAGGGCAACCCCTTACCCGCCCCTTCCCCTTCGCCACTGATTATTGTGAGTTTGAATGATCATAAATACGAAATATTTAGCAGTCCCCCTCTCCAGATCACACATCAAGGACACTGGATTATCACAAAATTTATCCTAGAAAACATAACAAGATAACTGAAGAAAAGATCTGTTCcatacaaataaattaaatcacGATCATCTCACTATCATCAGCTAACTGATTCCTAATTGAATTAATACCAGCTCACTCACACACCCACAAGACCAAATCAAGAAAGAAATATGCAAAAAGAAACCCATGAATCAAAGCACATATTAATTAACCATAAATCAAGAAACAGAGAGAAAATACACGAAATCTGTAAAGAACCCAGACATCAAACCTGTTTATTTCATTGGGGCTGCTCATATTTTCCTCCATTTGGAAGGTAAATATTTCGTTTTCGTTGATTTTTCTCACTGTCGCAGTGGTATAAAGAGAGAGAACTGGCTGCTAAAAATGTCCATATAGTATATTTGACAAACGAAGGACGCAGAACGGTGGGGGAGGGCCACTGCAATGTGCCATCTGAAATGGGTATAGCACGGTCCCTCTGTTGACCTTATCCCTTAGCCACATATGCTggttttctttttgttttttttttaaaatcgtcAGGATTCATCTCAAACCCGAAGCCTTTAGACACGAGTTATTggtttatatgtatatatatatatatatataaaattccatTTTTCTAGTTTACAATAATGTATTCTATTAAATTATTGTTAAATTCTTATTTATTATTAGTAATTAAAATTAAGCTGGTGAAAAAAATATGTAACGAGAGCTTATAGGGAGAACCATGCTGCTTACTTGTTATATGTCGAATGAGTTGAAAGATGATCACGGaagtaaaatcttaaaaaagacaaattcaaattttttttaaaaaaaggaaatgGAGGATGAATAGGTCCCTTGTGAGATGgcctcacgaatctttatatgtcaggtcaaccctactgatattcacaataaaaagtaatacttttagtataaaaattaatattttttcatgtatgacccaaataagagatctgtctcaaaaaatacgatccgtgaaaccgtctcacacaagtttttgctaagagtattactttttatttagaatatttgtcccacagataaagattcgtgagaccgtctcacaagaaacctactcttatttttattgtattttaatcatttttatatTTGGCACCAATATAGcattcatatattataaataagacGCTCACACCCGTTGAAAAAAGACTcataagataaaaaaaaaaaagaatgatataagattaaaattaaaatttgacaatataTAAAACTACAatctaaaattgtaaaaaaataaatatataagacAAAAAAAAGCTGGTTTTCAGTATAAAAGTATGCATGTATTAATTAATCATTGGTAAGTGATTCATTGTATTGTTCTACTATaacaattcaaattttaaagGAAGTAATTCATTTGCTCCACAAGTTTTTACTTAGAATTTTCCGTTTTATAGATTAATCTAAaagaaatattattaaaatgatttttttaacaatttataaTTAGTAGAAAACTCTGGTAATAAtaacaatttatatatatatgagagCTGCTAGTAAGCATACCCACAAAACCTCATAaagattttttaattattaatcgtTACGCCAGATGCGTCGACTACTGCGGAGAAGTTCTGGGCTTATTCTGGAGTGTGCGCTTGGAGGAGTTCATCATACTTTGTCGGAAAACGAAGGCCGGTGCCCATATGTTCGGTCGTGGGGCATATCCAGTCAAGAACAGTTGGTCCCAGAATCTGTGCACCATTCGAACATGATTTCAAATTTAGAGACATTTTAATGATTCATTGACATAGCATGCATGCTTTGGAGAGGAGCAGATTGTGATTTTAATTCTTACCGAGCTCACATTCTTGTGTGCACCGATATCGTAAGGATTTGAATAGACGGGTCCTCCTTTCTTCGCACACAGAGATCTCACGCCTTCAAAATACTGCCAGACGAAGATTAATAATAGAGATTAATCCCCAGGCGATAAATTTAGCCAATGGtcgtaataataataataataaaagaaagaTAAATGGCGACATAAAGAAACCTGGATTTGAGTCTTGTTGTGGGTTTCAAGATATATGTTCCAGCAAAGAAGAGCAATCAGAGCGAAACTTAAAGAGATAAACGATAACCCCGATATGAACTGCACGGTGAATCATTAATTAAGTAAACCGAATAAcgcaagaaaatttaaactgcAACGAAGCATGAAATATTACATATGTGATACAGAAAAATAGCTTGCTGGCATCTTCCCCATGGTCTGCAGTTAAACTGCCGAAAAGCAAGACCTGAAACAAACAAGGTCTTTTCTATTAGTATATATTGGCGACAAATTAAGCGGTAAAATCCCCATCTAAAACAGAAGCAATCACGAGCGGCGTTCCACGGAAAATATCTAGCAGAGATGGAAGGGATAAAACGTACCAGGGAGTACAGACATGCAACCTGAGCATAAACAACTAGCACAAAGAAGTATTTATGATTTCCATGGCCCACACAATTATTTATCCAAACGCAGTGGTGATCCTTGCATCAAGAGGCAGCACTTTAAACACATTATCTAAGACATTTAAGGAATTAATCAAGAGGATGAGAATGTGAAACAGGCATTCATACCATGCGTAAAACGCATCTGTTGCATATCCGGCAATGATGGGTTCGGGGAGGCTTATGCTGAGAGCACTTTTGGCAGAATCTCACTTCTCCACCCTTGAGAAAAAATAATCAGAACCAAGAAGTATGATATCCAGAATTTTACTAATTAATAGGCAATCACATTGCAAATGCTATAACATAATATCCAGATAGATCAATCTGTCTATCGACGAACGATATGTCGGTGACACAAACAAAATAACATCCAAGAATAGATTTACTGTACGAAAAGACAAGATCGTGGGATTGAAAAATGATGCCGGTGACTTGTGATGACGATCTTGATCGCGACAAAATTAATTCACGAGCGAATACGACAATAGCGTGTTTCATACAGCATAAAAAGTCATATTAACACAACAAACCGAAACGATGACACCAATTAATAGATTTGTAATGAAGGCATTTGATTGATCCGAATAATTTGcataataaaaacaataacgtTTTCTATCAGATCATGCATGTTTGATCCATGTATGTATGAGTATTATTTTTTCccaatttattatgttttattaaCTGGTTCCGTTTGCATGTTTCCTAGAGGAACGAAATACAAGATTCACTGTCATAAAAAAAGTGATTTATGTGAATCAGAACCGAATGTTACCTGCATAGGCCATGAGAAAAATTCTGCAGCAGAACCAATCAACCATACATAGAATCTTCAGCGAAAGCTCGACaaaagaaatattattttctcAAAAGTAGATCTTAAAGCCGTCAGTTCAACTATTTATGCAACTGACTAAGTAGATCCACTGAATATAATTCCAACAAAGGTTaagaaacaaacaaaacaaaCTCACACTCTAAATACTAACCTCAAATTTCCACTTAAAAATGaagaaattaaataacattttcgAAAAGGGAAAGCAAGAAAATTACATCACAAGCATGAAACATCGATTAAAACTTTTGAAGTATCATAAAAAATAGATAGCTGTCACAGAAAAGTCATCTTCAAAATCAACGAAACCAAGAAATCTATTAActaaacattatatatatacatcatgCATGCAAGCAGGAATAAAAACTGTGTCTCGAATATCATAAAAGATATATAGAAGAAAAACCTTTCGCTTGATCTCTCTGATAGCAGCCTCAGAATCCTCAGTATTCGGCAGGAAAGATGCGGGGACCCGACCCGGGTCAGTGAGCATGGCGAGTCGGTAAGAAGCGGCGCACAAAACAGCCAAGGACGTATAAACGACAGCATTGAACATGCCGAGCAATGAAGCCAGCCCGAACCACCTGTCGATGAACACCAGCATCGTCATGAGGTAGACGAAAGTGAACGCAGCCATTACCAAGCCTACGTGAAACGAGAATGCGAACCCACGCTCCATTTCGAGTTTATTTCCCgattatttttcaaatgttAAGGAAAGAGTGGGGAAGGCGGAGGCAGAGCTCAACGGCGGAGCTTTAGCGGTCGGTAGTGGCGTTTTTTAGTAAAGA
The sequence above is a segment of the Primulina tabacum isolate GXHZ01 chromosome 6, ASM2559414v2, whole genome shotgun sequence genome. Coding sequences within it:
- the LOC142548570 gene encoding ATP-dependent zinc metalloprotease FTSH 8, mitochondrial-like isoform X2 yields the protein MFSRVGRYIYRSSYSRGATSGIYGVRSAILSELTNGNGCALRSESVLGFTRSYLTSVGAGNHAVNRGILKELNSLLAGPKLRRLFCSDAPKKKYENYYPRNKKEIPEGNNHKSEAKEDSSSGEHGNNPNIPKHVQSFLTPLLMIGFVLMSLFSTPQAQKQISFQEFQNRLLEPGLVDHIVVSNKSVAKVYVKSLPNDNKDTNGNPVPGDINGRNSSYYKYYFNIGSIESFEEKLEEAQEALGIDHHNYVPVTYVSEMNFFQEFMKFGPTLLLLGTLIYMGQRSGFSVGGPGGKGGRGLFSIGKAPITKMDKNAKNKVFFKDVAGCDEAKQEIMEFVHFLKNPKKYEELGAKIPRGALLVGPPGTGKTLLAKATAGESGVPFFSISGSDFMEMFVGVGPARVRSLFQEARQSAPCIVFIDEIDAIGRARGRGAFSGSHDERESTLNQLLVEMDGFGTTSGVVVLAGTNRPDILDNALLRPGRFDRQISIDKPDIKGRDQIFRIYLKKLKLDMEPSYYSERLAALTPGFAGADIANVCNEAALIAARNDSIIITMQHFEAAIDRIIGGLEKKNKVVSKIERRTVAYHESGHAVAGWFLEHAEPLLKVTIVPRGTAALGFAQYVPNENLLMTKEQLLDMTCMTLGGRAAEEVLLGRISTGAQNDLEKVTKMTYAQVAVYGFSEKVGLLSFPQREDSFETSKPYSSKTAAIIDNEVREWIAKAYGRTIQLIKEHKEHVAQIAELLLEKEVLHQEDLVQVLGERPFTSTEPTNYDRFKKGFIEDKETSESNEGKKTMQDDGSGLSSLEHGFAPS
- the LOC142548570 gene encoding ATP-dependent zinc metalloprotease FTSH 8, mitochondrial-like isoform X1; the encoded protein is MFSRVGRYIYRSSYSRGATSGIYGVRSAILSELTNGNGCALRSESVLGFTRSYLTSVGAGNHAVNRGILKELNSLLAGPKLRRLFCSDAPKKSKYENYYPRNKKEIPEGNNHKSEAKEDSSSGEHGNNPNIPKHVQSFLTPLLMIGFVLMSLFSTPQAQKQISFQEFQNRLLEPGLVDHIVVSNKSVAKVYVKSLPNDNKDTNGNPVPGDINGRNSSYYKYYFNIGSIESFEEKLEEAQEALGIDHHNYVPVTYVSEMNFFQEFMKFGPTLLLLGTLIYMGQRSGFSVGGPGGKGGRGLFSIGKAPITKMDKNAKNKVFFKDVAGCDEAKQEIMEFVHFLKNPKKYEELGAKIPRGALLVGPPGTGKTLLAKATAGESGVPFFSISGSDFMEMFVGVGPARVRSLFQEARQSAPCIVFIDEIDAIGRARGRGAFSGSHDERESTLNQLLVEMDGFGTTSGVVVLAGTNRPDILDNALLRPGRFDRQISIDKPDIKGRDQIFRIYLKKLKLDMEPSYYSERLAALTPGFAGADIANVCNEAALIAARNDSIIITMQHFEAAIDRIIGGLEKKNKVVSKIERRTVAYHESGHAVAGWFLEHAEPLLKVTIVPRGTAALGFAQYVPNENLLMTKEQLLDMTCMTLGGRAAEEVLLGRISTGAQNDLEKVTKMTYAQVAVYGFSEKVGLLSFPQREDSFETSKPYSSKTAAIIDNEVREWIAKAYGRTIQLIKEHKEHVAQIAELLLEKEVLHQEDLVQVLGERPFTSTEPTNYDRFKKGFIEDKETSESNEGKKTMQDDGSGLSSLEHGFAPS
- the LOC142548572 gene encoding uncharacterized protein LOC142548572 isoform X2, with the translated sequence MEENMSSPNEINSTAYKKRKFRAELLEMPLLKQLRGDQVLKYDASYDSRMDRKKFEINIFSRGGDSDVQSSKDSNSFQGGTDFITCTQIEAKTRNIFPKTRPFNEPSTSSASWGGSNPDVGLDSPESRSLTKSSSCNAESLSISGSNYDDDLLEIERHAEYSLSEYENDDMIAEKELFNLLYSDGTAPSNHVLSSGRWSVDQDNIEEGTKKLTIDQEFEQYFSELML
- the LOC142548572 gene encoding uncharacterized protein LOC142548572 isoform X1, with product MCDLERGTAKYFVFMIIQTHNNQWRRGRGGTAYKKRKFRAELLEMPLLKQLRGDQVLKYDASYDSRMDRKKFEINIFSRGGDSDVQSSKDSNSFQGGTDFITCTQIEAKTRNIFPKTRPFNEPSTSSASWGGSNPDVGLDSPESRSLTKSSSCNAESLSISGSNYDDDLLEIERHAEYSLSEYENDDMIAEKELFNLLYSDGTAPSNHVLSSGRWSVDQDNIEEGTKKLTIDQEFEQYFSELML
- the LOC142547977 gene encoding putative protein S-acyltransferase 16, translating into MERGFAFSFHVGLVMAAFTFVYLMTMLVFIDRWFGLASLLGMFNAVVYTSLAVLCAASYRLAMLTDPGRVPASFLPNTEDSEAAIREIKRKGGEVRFCQKCSQHKPPRTHHCRICNRCVLRMDHHCVWINNCVGHGNHKYFFVLVVYAQVACLYSLVLLFGSLTADHGEDASKLFFCITYFISGLSFISLSFALIALLCWNIYLETHNKTQIQYFEGVRSLCAKKGGPVYSNPYDIGAHKNVSSILGPTVLDWICPTTEHMGTGLRFPTKYDELLQAHTPE